The following proteins come from a genomic window of Micromonospora zamorensis:
- a CDS encoding DUF2277 family protein: MCRSIKTLREPFTPQVTDADVEAAALQYVRKISGFRAPAAHNAAAFDAAVATVAEATRTLLDQLVVRGAGSGTPDRQATASH; the protein is encoded by the coding sequence ATGTGCCGGAGCATCAAGACCTTGCGTGAGCCGTTCACCCCGCAGGTGACCGACGCGGACGTCGAGGCGGCGGCGCTGCAGTACGTCCGGAAGATCTCTGGCTTCCGGGCGCCCGCCGCGCACAACGCCGCCGCGTTCGACGCCGCGGTGGCCACCGTGGCCGAGGCGACCCGCACCCTGCTCGACCAGTTGGTGGTGCGGGGTGCCGGCTCGGGCACCCCGGACCGGCAGGCCACCGCCTCCCACTGA
- a CDS encoding amino acid ABC transporter ATP-binding protein, translated as MDDVTTGEPLIVLDAVNKWFGPLHVLDDVSLSVGRGEVVVVIGPSGSGKSTLCRTINRLEPINSGTITFDGQPLPAEGKPLAKLRSEVGMVFQSFNLFAHKTILENVTLGPIKVRKEKPTAARERGLALLDRVGIANQADKFPAQLSGGQQQRAAIARALAMQPKAMLFDEPTSALDPEMVGEVLDVMTSLASDGMTMVVVTHEMGFARHAANRVIFMADGQLVEDAPPAEFFANPRSERARDFLSKILTH; from the coding sequence GTGGACGACGTGACGACGGGCGAACCGCTCATCGTGCTGGACGCGGTCAACAAGTGGTTCGGGCCGCTGCACGTGCTGGACGACGTCTCGCTGTCGGTGGGTCGGGGCGAGGTGGTCGTGGTGATCGGCCCGTCCGGCTCCGGCAAGTCGACGCTGTGCCGCACCATCAACCGACTGGAGCCGATCAATTCCGGCACCATCACCTTCGACGGCCAGCCGCTTCCGGCCGAGGGCAAGCCCCTCGCGAAGCTGCGCAGCGAGGTGGGGATGGTCTTCCAGTCCTTCAACCTCTTCGCGCACAAGACCATCCTGGAGAACGTCACCCTCGGCCCGATCAAGGTCCGCAAGGAGAAGCCGACCGCCGCCCGCGAGCGCGGCCTGGCACTCCTCGACCGGGTCGGCATCGCCAACCAGGCGGACAAGTTCCCCGCCCAGCTCTCCGGCGGTCAGCAGCAGCGGGCGGCCATCGCCCGGGCGCTGGCCATGCAGCCCAAGGCGATGCTCTTCGACGAGCCGACCAGCGCGCTGGACCCGGAGATGGTCGGCGAGGTGCTCGACGTGATGACCTCGCTGGCCAGCGACGGCATGACGATGGTCGTGGTCACGCACGAGATGGGCTTCGCCCGGCACGCGGCGAACCGGGTCATCTTCATGGCCGACGGGCAACTGGTCGAGGATGCCCCGCCCGCGGAGTTCTTCGCGAACCCGCGCAGTGAGCGGGCCCGGGACTTCCTCTCCAAGATCCTCACGCACTAG
- a CDS encoding aminoglycoside N(3)-acetyltransferase produces MSGPDERHLPALGRPHLADDLRALGVRPGVCLLVHCGLRRVGPLEHGPATLAGALRDVLGPAGTLLVPTQTDGNSTTSRAHLAAVAGMDRAQRERYEAALPGWDRQTTPSQRMGVLAEYVRCAPGAVRSDHPQTSFAALGPRARQLTDGHDLTCHLGERSPVGGLYAADGQILLLGLGYEACSALHLAEYRLPVPTPERDYRCFRLVDGRRVRLDFRGLDLDDRDFPRVGAALDGTPIVRHGRVGRAQARLLPARAAVDFAVGWFAANRLAAQR; encoded by the coding sequence GTGTCGGGTCCCGATGAACGGCATCTGCCCGCCCTGGGCCGTCCCCACCTTGCCGACGATCTGCGGGCGTTGGGCGTACGCCCGGGTGTGTGCCTCCTGGTGCACTGCGGTCTGCGCCGGGTGGGCCCGCTGGAGCACGGTCCCGCGACCCTCGCCGGCGCCCTGCGGGACGTCCTCGGCCCGGCCGGCACGCTGCTGGTGCCCACCCAGACCGACGGCAACTCGACCACCTCCCGGGCCCACCTGGCGGCCGTCGCCGGGATGGACCGGGCGCAACGCGAGCGGTACGAGGCGGCGCTGCCGGGCTGGGACCGCCAGACCACGCCCTCGCAGCGGATGGGCGTGCTCGCCGAGTACGTCCGCTGTGCCCCCGGTGCGGTTCGCAGTGACCATCCCCAGACCTCGTTCGCCGCGCTCGGCCCTCGGGCCCGGCAGCTCACCGACGGCCACGATCTCACCTGCCACCTGGGAGAACGCTCACCGGTGGGTGGCCTGTACGCGGCCGACGGGCAGATCCTGCTGCTCGGCCTCGGTTACGAGGCGTGCAGCGCCCTGCACCTGGCCGAGTACCGGCTGCCGGTGCCGACGCCGGAGCGCGACTACCGCTGTTTCCGGCTCGTCGACGGCCGCCGCGTACGTCTCGACTTCCGCGGGCTCGACCTGGACGACCGCGACTTTCCGCGGGTGGGTGCCGCGCTCGACGGCACACCGATCGTCCGGCACGGGCGGGTCGGGCGGGCCCAGGCTCGCCTGCTGCCGGCGCGAGCCGCCGTGGACTTCGCGGTCGGCTGGTTCGCCGCGAATCGCCTGGCAGCGCAGCGTTGA
- a CDS encoding FxsB family cyclophane-forming radical SAM/SPASM peptide maturase — MLKVHSRCDLSCDHCYVYQHADQTWRGRPVRMPPATVRAAARRIAEHAREHEVPDVHVVLHGGEPLLLGAAGLREVLAELQAAITPWTRLDLRMQTNGVLLDEELCQLLVDYDVRVGVSFDGDRAANDRHRIFAHGGSSHDQVRRALALLRRPAYRSSYAGILCTVDVRNDPDRVYEALLAESPPRVDLLLPHATWDHPPERPGPGSTPYADWLGRIHRRWVDDGRPGSIRLFEALMPGGGGTEAFGLAPADVLVVEADGTWEQVDSLKTAYHGAAGTGFDVFDHSVDEAARHPGVAIRQDGVQGLCATCRACPVVDRCGGGLYAHRWRTGSGFDNPSVYCADLLSLIDTVDAYPAPGHVAPSVWSAASPVDDLLDDLATGHGSPQTVRRIADDQLAITRMLLAACRELSDSAAAWEVLADLELKAPEAVRAVLEHPFVRPWLVHRLDPSARSGARAAADPLPALAVAAAVRVGVPVTVDVPVRADAITVPTLGSLLLSGLGEHAEVTVLPGGFRVRGGSADRTVLLDTVEPSAGWRPVRDVPTPAGRLSIEDGDPYRDCYGQPVASRLDTPAAQALGRTLVEAWQIVRRDVPAHAAALDGGLRAVVPLAPDPARPLRSATARHAFGAVAVTPHPDPETMAVLLVHEWQHAKLGAVLDRYDLVAPGHSPRITVPWRPDPRPPEGVLQGVYAHLAVTQVWRARAATDGGEASAHAARYLAWTRDGADALLASRSLTTAGERFVGQLRHALEETGVGSR; from the coding sequence GTGCTGAAGGTGCACAGTCGGTGCGACCTCAGCTGCGACCACTGCTACGTCTACCAGCACGCCGACCAGACCTGGCGGGGCCGACCGGTGCGGATGCCACCGGCGACGGTCCGCGCTGCCGCACGGCGCATCGCCGAGCACGCCCGCGAGCACGAGGTGCCGGACGTGCACGTGGTGCTGCACGGCGGTGAGCCGCTGCTGCTGGGTGCCGCCGGGCTGCGCGAGGTGCTGGCCGAGCTGCAGGCGGCGATCACCCCGTGGACGCGGCTCGACCTGCGCATGCAGACCAACGGTGTGCTGCTCGACGAGGAACTGTGCCAACTGCTCGTCGACTACGACGTGCGGGTCGGTGTGTCGTTCGACGGCGACCGTGCCGCCAACGACCGCCACCGGATCTTCGCCCACGGCGGCAGCAGCCACGACCAGGTCCGGCGGGCCCTGGCCCTGCTCCGGCGACCGGCGTACCGCAGCAGCTACGCCGGCATCCTCTGCACTGTCGACGTCCGCAACGATCCCGACCGGGTCTACGAGGCGCTGCTGGCCGAGAGTCCGCCCCGGGTCGACCTGCTGCTGCCCCACGCCACCTGGGACCACCCACCGGAGCGTCCCGGCCCCGGCTCCACCCCGTACGCGGACTGGCTGGGGCGGATCCACCGGCGGTGGGTGGACGACGGGCGCCCCGGGTCGATCCGGCTGTTCGAGGCGCTGATGCCGGGTGGCGGCGGCACCGAGGCGTTCGGCCTCGCGCCGGCCGACGTGCTGGTGGTCGAGGCCGACGGCACCTGGGAGCAGGTCGACTCGCTGAAGACGGCATACCATGGCGCGGCCGGCACCGGGTTCGACGTGTTCGACCATTCGGTGGACGAGGCCGCCCGGCATCCCGGGGTGGCCATCCGACAGGACGGCGTGCAGGGGCTCTGTGCCACCTGCCGGGCCTGCCCGGTGGTCGACCGTTGCGGCGGAGGCCTGTACGCCCACCGCTGGCGCACCGGCTCCGGCTTCGACAATCCCTCGGTCTACTGCGCCGACCTGCTCAGCCTGATCGACACTGTGGACGCCTACCCGGCGCCCGGCCACGTCGCGCCCAGCGTGTGGTCCGCCGCCTCTCCGGTCGACGACCTGCTGGACGACCTGGCGACCGGGCACGGGTCGCCGCAGACCGTGAGACGAATCGCCGACGACCAGTTGGCCATCACCCGGATGCTGTTGGCGGCCTGTCGGGAGTTGTCCGACAGCGCGGCCGCCTGGGAGGTGCTCGCCGACCTTGAGCTGAAGGCGCCGGAGGCGGTCCGAGCGGTCCTGGAGCACCCCTTCGTCCGCCCGTGGCTGGTGCACCGCCTCGACCCGTCGGCCCGGTCCGGCGCCCGCGCGGCTGCCGACCCCCTGCCGGCCCTCGCCGTCGCCGCGGCCGTCCGGGTGGGCGTCCCCGTCACTGTGGACGTCCCGGTGCGGGCCGACGCGATCACGGTGCCCACGCTCGGCAGCCTGCTGCTGTCCGGTCTGGGGGAGCACGCCGAGGTGACAGTCCTGCCCGGTGGGTTCCGGGTCCGGGGCGGGTCGGCGGACCGGACCGTCCTCCTCGACACGGTCGAGCCGTCGGCCGGCTGGCGACCGGTGCGCGACGTGCCGACGCCGGCTGGTCGGCTGTCCATCGAGGACGGCGATCCGTACCGGGACTGCTACGGCCAGCCGGTGGCATCGCGCCTGGACACCCCGGCCGCGCAGGCGTTGGGCCGTACCCTGGTCGAGGCCTGGCAGATCGTGCGCCGGGACGTGCCGGCGCACGCGGCGGCGCTCGACGGCGGTCTGCGCGCCGTCGTGCCGCTGGCACCCGACCCGGCGCGACCACTGCGCAGCGCGACCGCCCGGCACGCGTTCGGCGCGGTCGCCGTCACCCCCCATCCGGACCCGGAGACGATGGCGGTGCTGCTCGTGCACGAGTGGCAGCACGCGAAACTCGGTGCCGTGCTCGACCGGTACGACCTGGTGGCACCCGGGCACAGCCCCCGGATCACGGTGCCGTGGCGCCCCGACCCGCGGCCACCCGAGGGGGTCCTCCAGGGGGTGTACGCCCACCTGGCCGTCACCCAGGTGTGGCGGGCCCGGGCAGCGACCGACGGCGGGGAAGCGTCGGCGCACGCCGCCCGTTACCTGGCGTGGACCCGGGACGGCGCCGACGCGCTGCTGGCCAGCCGGTCGCTCACCACGGCCGGTGAGCGGTTCGTCGGTCAGCTGCGCCACGCCCTGGAGGAGACCGGTGTCGGGTCCCGATGA
- the selD gene encoding selenide, water dikinase SelD — translation MTEPVRLTRYARGGGCACKIPPGELEIMVAGLGPATGTAELLVGLDHGDDAAVVRLDERTGLVSTADFFTPVVDDAYDWGRIAAANALSDVYAMGGTPLIALNLLCWPRDVLPMELAGEVLRGGQDVAREAGCHLAGGHSVDDDGPKYGLAVTGTVRPEELITLDAGRAGMPLSLTKPLGVGVLNTRHKTTGESFPEAVATMSALNRDAARAAVAAGIRCGTDVTGFGLLGHASKLARSSQVTVAIDTARVPYLAGAREALRDGHVSGGSRRNLEWVTPWTDFGAAGEGERLLLADAQTSGGLLVAGEVPGAPVVGELLPRGEHLVVLR, via the coding sequence ATGACCGAACCGGTACGGCTGACCCGTTACGCCCGCGGCGGCGGCTGCGCCTGCAAGATCCCGCCGGGCGAGCTGGAGATCATGGTGGCCGGTCTCGGCCCGGCAACCGGCACCGCCGAGTTGCTGGTCGGGCTGGATCACGGCGACGACGCGGCGGTGGTGCGCCTGGACGAGCGGACCGGCCTGGTCAGCACCGCCGACTTCTTCACCCCGGTGGTCGACGACGCGTACGACTGGGGTCGGATCGCCGCGGCCAACGCGCTCTCCGACGTGTACGCGATGGGTGGCACCCCGCTGATCGCGCTCAACCTGCTCTGCTGGCCGCGCGACGTGCTGCCGATGGAGTTGGCCGGCGAGGTCCTGCGCGGAGGGCAGGACGTGGCGCGGGAGGCCGGCTGCCACCTGGCGGGTGGGCACAGCGTGGACGACGACGGCCCGAAGTACGGCCTCGCGGTCACCGGCACGGTCCGGCCGGAAGAGCTCATCACCCTCGACGCCGGGCGGGCCGGGATGCCGTTGTCCCTGACGAAGCCCCTCGGGGTCGGTGTGCTGAACACCCGGCACAAGACCACCGGTGAGAGCTTCCCGGAGGCGGTGGCCACGATGAGCGCCCTCAACCGGGACGCCGCCCGCGCGGCGGTCGCCGCCGGCATCCGCTGTGGCACCGACGTGACCGGGTTCGGGTTGCTCGGGCACGCCTCGAAACTGGCCCGGTCCAGCCAGGTCACCGTGGCCATCGACACAGCCCGGGTGCCCTATCTGGCGGGGGCGCGGGAGGCGCTGCGCGACGGCCATGTCAGCGGCGGCAGCCGGCGCAACCTGGAGTGGGTGACCCCGTGGACCGACTTCGGAGCGGCTGGCGAGGGCGAACGGCTGCTGCTGGCCGACGCGCAGACCTCCGGCGGCCTGCTGGTGGCCGGAGAGGTGCCCGGCGCACCGGTGGTGGGCGAGCTGCTGCCCCGGGGCGAGCACCTCGTCGTCCTGCGCTGA